From Brochothrix thermosphacta DSM 20171 = FSL F6-1036, a single genomic window includes:
- a CDS encoding ABC transporter permease has product MTGNKYFNMIVLGLKEQLIYVRAMLFRQFLMVTIMIIFVNLWSVVYQGQTEINGHSYNQVIWYLLITEAFFMSRAPVAYKIADEIKNGTFAYTSSRPYSYALYHFFVSLGDSSFKLLTNFIVGAVLVMLLGIKLNISFLAILCFFLVMLIGYIIDYCLQFMIGTFSFIQEEISGYVFIYEKLLFIFGGIIFPLSILSNYVEQLFFLMPFVYVIGFPAQLLTQGLSELNILYLGLQLLYLMIFIISAKACYTSLRKKTMMNGG; this is encoded by the coding sequence ATATTTTAATATGATTGTTTTAGGGCTAAAAGAACAACTTATTTATGTTAGAGCGATGTTGTTTAGACAATTTCTAATGGTTACAATCATGATTATTTTTGTTAATTTATGGTCTGTTGTTTACCAAGGTCAAACAGAAATAAACGGTCATTCATACAATCAGGTTATTTGGTATTTATTAATTACAGAAGCTTTTTTTATGTCTCGTGCACCAGTTGCTTATAAAATAGCGGACGAAATTAAAAATGGTACATTTGCTTATACATCATCACGTCCATACAGTTATGCACTCTATCATTTTTTTGTATCTTTAGGAGACTCATCATTTAAACTTCTAACAAACTTTATTGTAGGTGCTGTTTTAGTTATGCTATTAGGGATTAAACTAAATATCAGTTTTTTAGCAATCCTTTGTTTTTTCCTTGTAATGCTCATTGGTTATATTATCGATTATTGTTTGCAATTTATGATTGGCACGTTTAGTTTTATACAAGAAGAAATTTCGGGTTATGTATTTATTTATGAGAAGTTGTTATTCATATTTGGTGGCATTATTTTTCCGCTTTCGATTCTGAGTAACTACGTCGAACAACTTTTCTTTTTGATGCCATTTGTATATGTAATTGGTTTCCCGGCACAGTTATTAACACAAGGGTTATCAGAGTTAAATATTCTTTATTTAGGACTGCAACTCCTTTATCTAATGATTTTTATAATTTCTGCCAAAGCATGTTATACAAGCTTGAGAAAAAAAACCATGATGAATGGAGGTTGA
- a CDS encoding ABC-2 family transporter protein encodes MLLNNVFFLGYWIMFFDIFESDIFSLIDIFYVYSVVYVAFGLTQLIAGNLPNIATIIATGQLDIYLIKPRNSLLYMIMSKSSIVALGDIIYGLIALSVTLVKTSEYLFILLLYWLLLVVLVVTVIASYYIILGSLTFFIGNSKAITDTGTSALIMFATYPQVKLNPTMTLVLSTIIPSLIISIFPLQILRYSSSYYLLLLFIATAVFLLLSLVTYKQGLKRYESSNSINLNV; translated from the coding sequence ATGTTATTAAATAATGTGTTTTTTTTAGGATATTGGATTATGTTTTTTGATATTTTCGAGTCAGATATTTTCAGTTTAATAGATATCTTTTATGTTTATTCTGTTGTATATGTTGCCTTTGGATTAACACAGTTAATCGCCGGTAATCTTCCTAATATTGCTACTATTATCGCGACTGGTCAATTAGACATTTATTTGATTAAACCACGCAATTCACTTTTATATATGATAATGTCTAAATCTTCTATTGTCGCTTTAGGTGATATTATTTATGGTTTAATTGCGCTGTCAGTTACACTTGTAAAAACCTCAGAATATTTGTTTATACTACTACTATATTGGTTGCTTTTAGTGGTATTAGTCGTAACAGTCATTGCCAGTTATTATATCATTTTAGGATCTTTAACGTTTTTTATAGGCAATTCCAAGGCAATCACAGATACAGGGACTTCGGCGCTTATTATGTTTGCAACTTATCCACAAGTAAAATTAAATCCAACGATGACATTAGTGTTATCGACGATTATTCCATCGCTAATTATTAGTATATTTCCACTACAAATACTTAGATATAGTTCTAGTTATTATCTGTTGTTGCTATTTATAGCAACAGCTGTGTTTCTGTTATTGAGTTTAGTGACGTATAAACAAGGATTAAAAAGATATGAGTCGTCAAATAGTATTAACTTAAATGTCTGA
- a CDS encoding MFS transporter, which yields MAAIMLFNSFFWIFSTLSEIPAGVISDTFGRKKAMLISCILRGFGLGLLFIPSHQLWILLLSGLLTAVSESFNSGTMSAWVIDKVKSIDEKYDIENIFSKNSLFLTSTSMVVGFVGGRILGVKNLSYPLLAGIILFIITIVYISLFFKDNSHQQQDNQPINLFSGFVSSFKEGYAFLRTDKLYFSLCISFLPLILLIVAPSNKWQLYFGNEYGGVKITAYIWVGMGLFGIIGSRIPQLLARVIKNKLSSLQLLLLLNMCAIILCVVITNVYLSVLLF from the coding sequence ATTGCTGCAATTATGCTTTTTAATTCTTTTTTTTGGATATTCAGTACGTTGAGTGAAATACCAGCAGGGGTAATATCCGATACGTTTGGTCGAAAAAAAGCGATGTTAATCAGTTGTATATTAAGAGGCTTTGGTCTCGGATTATTATTTATACCATCCCATCAGTTGTGGATATTGTTGCTTTCTGGTTTGTTAACAGCGGTTAGTGAGTCTTTTAACTCAGGAACAATGTCTGCATGGGTAATTGATAAAGTGAAAAGTATCGACGAAAAATATGACATTGAAAATATTTTTAGTAAAAATAGCTTGTTTTTAACATCAACATCCATGGTAGTAGGTTTTGTCGGTGGGAGAATATTAGGGGTGAAAAACCTTTCCTATCCTCTTTTAGCAGGAATTATCTTATTTATAATCACCATTGTTTATATTAGTCTTTTTTTCAAGGACAATTCGCACCAACAGCAAGACAATCAACCTATCAATTTATTTAGCGGTTTTGTATCTTCGTTTAAGGAAGGTTACGCTTTTTTACGAACAGATAAATTATATTTTTCACTCTGTATTTCATTTTTACCGTTAATTTTATTAATCGTTGCGCCGAGTAATAAATGGCAACTCTACTTTGGAAACGAGTATGGCGGTGTTAAAATAACAGCCTATATATGGGTTGGAATGGGTTTATTTGGGATAATAGGTTCGAGAATTCCTCAGCTATTAGCGAGGGTTATTAAAAATAAACTGAGCAGTTTGCAATTATTATTATTATTAAATATGTGCGCCATTATATTGTGTGTTGTAATAACTAATGTGTATCTTTCAGTCTTACTTTTTTAA
- a CDS encoding DUF2087 domain-containing protein has product MEYSAEQSEVLERHVKEHTIISIPRKLKKKVVLLEVIANDFSMFYLSN; this is encoded by the coding sequence ATGGAATATAGTGCTGAACAATCTGAAGTATTGGAACGACATGTAAAGGAGCACACCATCATTTCAATTCCACGTAAATTAAAAAAGAAAGTCGTATTGTTAGAAGTCATTGCAAACGATTTTAGTATGTTTTATTTGTCAAATTAA
- a CDS encoding IS30 family transposase translates to MTYTHLTTDELVLIESYYHQTKKVKFVAETLKRSRQTIYNVYNALDDGLSMLDYYQRYKNNKKNCGRLPILLPDNETDYIQKKVAQGWTPDVIIGRNEFPISCSVRTLYRLFKRGYFNLAALPMKGKRKPNGHKEKRGKQAFKRTIHQRDKENRHFKSEFGHLEGDTIVGRNHKSAVITLVERLSKVIITLKPTGRQAIDIENSLNNWFKTIPTHLFKSITFDCGKEFSNWKSVSNSNDINIYFADPGTPSQRGLNENSNGLLRKDGLPKRMNFNEVDEAFIQSVASKRNNIPRKSLNYKTPLEVFLSYVNNDILSSLI, encoded by the coding sequence ATGACCTATACACATCTTACTACAGATGAACTCGTTTTAATAGAATCATATTATCATCAAACTAAGAAAGTTAAATTTGTTGCAGAGACTTTAAAACGTTCGAGACAAACTATTTATAATGTTTACAACGCTTTAGATGATGGTTTATCTATGCTAGATTACTACCAACGATACAAAAATAATAAAAAAAATTGTGGGAGACTTCCTATCCTTTTACCTGATAATGAAACTGACTATATTCAAAAGAAAGTGGCTCAAGGGTGGACACCAGACGTGATTATTGGTCGTAACGAGTTTCCTATTTCTTGTTCTGTTCGTACTCTTTATAGACTATTTAAGCGTGGCTATTTTAACTTAGCCGCCTTACCAATGAAAGGGAAAAGAAAGCCGAATGGTCACAAAGAAAAGAGAGGTAAACAAGCTTTTAAAAGAACGATTCATCAGCGTGATAAGGAAAATCGTCACTTCAAAAGTGAGTTTGGTCACCTTGAAGGTGACACTATCGTTGGCAGAAATCATAAAAGTGCTGTTATTACCTTAGTTGAAAGACTATCAAAAGTAATTATTACGTTGAAACCTACCGGCAGACAAGCAATAGATATTGAAAACAGTTTAAACAACTGGTTTAAAACAATTCCCACTCATTTATTTAAGTCTATTACGTTTGATTGTGGTAAAGAATTTTCTAATTGGAAATCTGTCAGTAACTCCAATGATATTAATATCTACTTTGCTGATCCAGGTACTCCCTCACAAAGAGGGTTAAATGAGAACTCCAACGGATTATTACGCAAGGACGGACTACCTAAGAGAATGAATTTCAATGAAGTTGATGAAGCGTTCATTCAGTCTGTTGCTTCTAAAAGAAATAACATTCCTAGAAAGTCATTGAACTATAAAACACCATTGGAAGTATTTTTGAGTTATGTTAATAATGATATTTTGTCTAGCTTAATTTGA
- a CDS encoding DUF2087 domain-containing protein, translated as MSSLILQSAMNKSYTEKEVNTILYNWYDDFVILRRYLVDYHFLKREDDGSLYYKLDK; from the coding sequence TTGTCTAGCTTAATTTTACAATCGGCGATGAATAAAAGTTATACGGAAAAAGAAGTGAACACCATTTTATACAATTGGTATGATGATTTCGTCATCTTAAGACGTTACTTAGTGGATTATCATTTTTTGAAGCGTGAAGATGATGGTTCATTGTATTATAAATTGGACAAATAA
- a CDS encoding restriction endonuclease subunit S: MSNIQIIYKSNFHPIKIIKNYITNSFDTWEQRKLGVLGSVAMNKRIFKEETSDNGEIPFYKFGTFGGVSDAFISRELFEEYKSKYPYPTKGDLLISASGSKQYIYSCNLIYLHILFS; this comes from the coding sequence GTGAGCAATATACAGATTATTTATAAGAGCAATTTTCATCCAATAAAGATAATAAAGAATTATATAACTAACTCATTTGACACTTGGGAACAGCGTAAGTTAGGAGTGTTAGGTTCTGTAGCGATGAATAAACGTATCTTTAAAGAAGAAACCTCAGATAATGGTGAAATTCCTTTTTATAAATTCGGTACATTTGGCGGAGTATCAGACGCCTTTATATCAAGGGAATTATTTGAAGAGTATAAATCAAAATATCCTTACCCAACTAAGGGTGATTTGTTAATATCAGCTTCTGGGAGTAAACAATATATCTACTCTTGTAATTTAATCTATCTACACATATTGTTTTCTTAA
- a CDS encoding ABC transporter ATP-binding protein, whose translation MSLLELKNVIKTFKRKRILHGVSLEADKGMIIGISGANGSGKTTILRLLAGLVYPDSGKVFVGNQQLQVGDIPQSVGVLLETPVFINNRTAIDNLMLLANIRGAIKQSDIEKWLLRFGLEEDKNLKVKTYSLGMNQRLGLIQAMMEKPEVLLLDEPTNALDDYYKTIFYDTLLEAKANGTTAVIVSHDQIELAKLCDRVYRIEEGRLSTKTAALESAGK comes from the coding sequence ATGAGTTTATTAGAATTGAAAAATGTTATTAAAACATTCAAAAGAAAACGCATTTTACATGGTGTTTCACTCGAGGCAGATAAAGGGATGATTATTGGTATTTCAGGTGCTAATGGCTCTGGAAAAACAACCATATTACGCTTATTAGCGGGATTGGTTTATCCTGATAGTGGTAAGGTTTTTGTGGGGAATCAACAATTGCAAGTAGGCGATATTCCTCAGTCAGTGGGTGTTTTATTGGAGACGCCAGTGTTTATTAATAATCGTACAGCCATTGATAATTTAATGCTATTAGCTAATATTCGTGGGGCTATCAAACAGTCAGATATTGAAAAATGGCTGTTGCGTTTTGGTTTGGAAGAAGATAAAAATTTGAAAGTAAAAACATATTCTTTGGGGATGAATCAGCGTTTAGGTTTGATACAGGCAATGATGGAAAAACCGGAGGTGCTGTTACTCGATGAACCGACAAATGCTTTAGATGATTATTATAAAACTATTTTTTATGATACGTTACTGGAAGCGAAGGCGAATGGCACAACAGCGGTTATTGTGTCGCATGATCAAATTGAATTAGCGAAATTGTGTGATCGTGTCTATCGGATTGAGGAGGGACGTTTATCAACGAAGACGGCAGCGTTAGAAAGTGCAGGGAAATAA
- a CDS encoding winged helix-turn-helix transcriptional regulator: protein MNKMQSCAITDVMSVIGGKWRVSIIWHIGQEGPIRFNTLKRTITGITTIMLTRSLDDLVAHDMVIRKDYQENPPRVEYSLSKDGETLYPIIEALNDWGEDCCSRPKERVD from the coding sequence ATGAACAAAATGCAAAGTTGTGCGATTACAGATGTGATGTCTGTTATTGGTGGAAAATGGCGTGTGTCTATTATTTGGCATATTGGACAAGAAGGCCCCATTCGTTTCAATACACTGAAAAGAACCATCACAGGCATTACAACCATCATGTTAACACGTTCGCTCGATGATCTTGTCGCTCATGATATGGTCATACGAAAAGATTATCAAGAAAATCCCCCACGCGTCGAGTATTCTTTATCAAAAGATGGCGAAACTTTATACCCTATCATCGAAGCACTCAATGATTGGGGCGAAGATTGCTGTAGCCGCCCTAAGGAGCGTGTTGATTAG
- a CDS encoding nitroreductase family protein has translation MKREGAQKMDLEKVIKERKAVRHYKENVTIPKSEIEELLRLSSQSPSGHNLQSWRVAVITNNELREKIKPFAHDQEQVVTASALLVFFADTHSAERLDDIYKQDVAEGFLPAEMLEAKIADSHAYHATLTAQQLTENAIIDTSLFVMHFMLLAKAKGYDTVPMRGFSADAIDALVETPANYKPLLLMAIGKAEKEGYGTSRLAIDEFAEFIQ, from the coding sequence ATGAAAAGAGAAGGTGCACAAAAAATGGATTTAGAAAAAGTAATAAAAGAACGAAAAGCAGTAAGGCATTATAAAGAAAATGTGACAATTCCAAAATCAGAGATTGAGGAACTTTTACGTTTGAGTTCACAGTCACCGTCAGGTCATAACTTACAAAGTTGGCGTGTCGCAGTCATTACAAATAACGAGCTACGTGAAAAAATTAAACCGTTTGCTCATGATCAAGAACAAGTCGTTACAGCGTCAGCATTGCTTGTGTTTTTTGCAGATACTCATTCAGCTGAGCGTCTGGATGACATCTATAAACAAGACGTTGCTGAAGGATTTTTACCTGCCGAAATGTTAGAAGCTAAAATAGCTGACTCACATGCTTATCATGCTACTTTAACAGCGCAACAATTAACAGAAAATGCGATTATTGATACGAGCTTATTCGTAATGCACTTTATGTTATTAGCAAAAGCAAAGGGGTATGATACGGTGCCAATGCGCGGTTTTTCAGCAGATGCAATTGATGCTCTTGTTGAAACACCGGCTAATTACAAACCGTTATTATTGATGGCAATTGGAAAAGCAGAAAAAGAGGGTTATGGAACATCACGACTAGCTATTGATGAATTTGCAGAATTTATCCAATAA
- a CDS encoding membrane protein: MKKTGLLFLSLLFYTLTGFGISLTIAANVGVSSFNALNLSLAGLFKVKVGTMTTIVNLCFLMLYIYLTKAKKPLAYLIQAIAVLSLGFVINFFTYQVFDAIQITHYASKLGLFMLGSIVAGLGTGMVLNLKTLAFPIESVCVEISNKHPIPFAKLRYGIDIFSVTISIIISVASSLPFVVREGTIISLVLLTFTISLTKKAFEAFIVKKNGL; this comes from the coding sequence ATGAAAAAAACAGGTTTATTATTTTTATCGTTATTATTTTATACATTAACAGGTTTTGGAATTAGTTTAACTATTGCTGCAAATGTTGGAGTAAGCAGCTTCAATGCTTTAAATTTAAGCTTAGCTGGTCTATTCAAAGTTAAAGTGGGTACAATGACGACGATTGTTAACCTTTGCTTTTTAATGTTATATATTTATCTCACAAAAGCAAAAAAACCGTTGGCCTATTTGATACAAGCCATTGCAGTATTATCACTTGGCTTCGTTATTAATTTTTTCACATACCAAGTATTTGATGCCATTCAGATTACACATTATGCAAGTAAATTAGGTTTATTTATGTTAGGGTCGATTGTTGCTGGGTTGGGTACAGGTATGGTCTTAAATTTAAAAACGCTTGCTTTCCCGATTGAAAGTGTTTGCGTAGAGATTTCTAATAAACATCCTATCCCTTTTGCAAAATTACGTTATGGTATCGATATTTTCTCAGTAACAATTTCTATTATTATCTCTGTCGCTAGTTCTTTACCCTTTGTCGTAAGAGAAGGTACAATTATTAGCTTAGTGTTACTTACTTTCACAATTTCACTGACTAAAAAAGCTTTTGAAGCTTTTATTGTTAAAAAGAACGGACTATAA
- the yeiL gene encoding transcriptional regulator YeiL, producing MKKISLSNAQHYKKLWQPVSNLTSFQIEEVAHIETFEKGQHIIRHDEGTETLFILLQGKAKIYLLHEDGKQLIVHFVQKGELIGELSLLGVEERTKDVVAQIDCICLAIPLADNKERLLTDINFLQQLNVYLAKKMLNRTERFGQGLNYPLLNRLAAFILYTENEGLYHEKHTEVAEYLSSSYRHLLHTFEQLREKNIIIKEKRGYRIIDRMELERLAGEIKS from the coding sequence ATGAAAAAAATAAGCTTGAGTAATGCTCAACACTATAAAAAATTATGGCAACCTGTCAGTAATTTGACATCATTTCAAATTGAAGAAGTTGCTCACATTGAAACATTTGAAAAAGGGCAACACATCATTCGTCATGATGAAGGAACAGAAACCTTATTTATTTTATTACAAGGGAAAGCAAAAATATACTTATTACATGAAGACGGTAAACAACTAATCGTGCACTTTGTTCAAAAAGGGGAGTTAATCGGTGAACTGAGTTTGCTTGGTGTTGAAGAACGGACAAAAGATGTGGTTGCACAAATCGATTGTATTTGTCTTGCTATTCCATTAGCCGACAATAAAGAACGATTATTAACAGATATAAACTTCTTACAACAATTAAATGTTTATTTAGCTAAAAAAATGTTGAATCGGACAGAACGTTTTGGTCAAGGGTTAAATTATCCATTGCTTAATCGACTCGCCGCTTTTATTTTATATACTGAGAATGAAGGGCTCTATCATGAAAAACATACCGAGGTAGCAGAATATTTGAGCAGCAGCTATCGTCACCTGTTGCATACTTTTGAACAATTGCGTGAAAAAAACATCATTATCAAGGAAAAACGAGGTTATCGTATTATTGATCGTATGGAGTTAGAACGTTTGGCAGGGGAGATAAAGAGTTGA
- a CDS encoding LysR family transcriptional regulator: protein MLLNQLKYFVAVVENNSFTEAASRLYMSQSAVSQQIQVLEETLGVVLLTRQHRRFQLTPAGNHFYQRSKMILAQVDEMTKETITIGTNEEVELKIGYLRVYGGQELHEAITQFSEIYPEITLSVINGTHEELYHEIINDRVDIILSDQRRAFSDECVNFELVKSPMYVEISKRHPLSETNILTLKMLENTPCILIAANEQKAVEEEYYKNTLGFSGHFIFAENLEAGRLLVAANQGFLPIESVGTLAPVTSRVKRLPLYRTEQPIIRNYCAFWMKRTANYYIEEFALILQKLLQKDATL, encoded by the coding sequence GTGCTACTTAATCAATTGAAATATTTTGTTGCTGTTGTTGAAAATAATAGTTTTACAGAAGCTGCGAGTCGTTTATATATGTCGCAATCAGCGGTTTCTCAACAGATTCAAGTGTTGGAAGAAACACTAGGCGTTGTATTATTAACAAGACAGCATCGCCGTTTTCAATTAACACCAGCAGGCAACCATTTTTATCAACGGAGTAAGATGATTCTTGCACAAGTTGATGAAATGACCAAAGAAACCATAACGATTGGCACAAATGAGGAAGTAGAACTCAAAATTGGTTATTTACGTGTGTATGGTGGTCAAGAACTACATGAAGCCATTACGCAGTTTTCAGAAATATATCCTGAAATTACCCTAAGTGTGATAAATGGGACGCACGAAGAACTTTACCATGAAATAATAAATGATCGTGTTGATATTATTTTAAGCGACCAGCGTCGTGCTTTTTCAGATGAATGCGTGAATTTTGAGTTGGTGAAATCACCTATGTATGTTGAGATATCGAAGCGGCATCCATTGAGTGAAACAAACATACTGACCTTGAAAATGTTAGAAAATACACCATGTATTTTAATCGCTGCCAATGAACAAAAAGCAGTCGAAGAGGAGTATTACAAAAATACACTTGGTTTCAGTGGTCATTTTATCTTTGCAGAAAATTTAGAGGCTGGCCGCTTGTTAGTAGCAGCCAATCAAGGTTTTCTTCCAATCGAAAGCGTCGGAACATTGGCGCCCGTCACTAGCAGAGTTAAGCGACTTCCCTTATACAGAACTGAGCAACCCATTATCAGAAATTATTGTGCGTTTTGGATGAAAAGAACAGCTAACTACTATATTGAAGAATTTGCACTGATTTTACAAAAGTTATTACAGAAAGATGCCACTCTATAA
- a CDS encoding carboxymuconolactone decarboxylase family protein, producing MMITKAAEAYHEKMFPDYQSSFLETDPEFITLFDNFAFDTVINQADFDNKTRMQVILAVLIGCQSLAEYKAMLPAALNFGVSPIVVKEIIYQAVAYLGIGRVYPFLIATNDILTEKGIALPLANQATVTEKTRLSDGEAAQIAIFGEEMK from the coding sequence ATGATGATCACAAAAGCAGCAGAAGCTTATCATGAAAAAATGTTTCCCGACTATCAATCCAGTTTTTTAGAAACGGATCCAGAATTTATTACATTGTTTGATAACTTTGCATTCGATACTGTTATAAATCAAGCTGATTTCGATAATAAAACAAGAATGCAGGTTATCCTTGCCGTTTTGATTGGTTGTCAAAGTTTGGCTGAATATAAGGCGATGTTACCCGCTGCATTAAATTTTGGTGTGTCTCCAATTGTTGTGAAAGAAATTATTTATCAAGCCGTTGCTTATTTAGGAATCGGTCGTGTGTATCCTTTTTTAATCGCAACAAATGACATTTTAACAGAAAAAGGTATTGCTTTACCACTTGCTAATCAAGCCACAGTAACAGAAAAAACACGACTTTCAGATGGTGAAGCAGCACAAATTGCTATTTTTGGCGAAGAGATGAAATGA
- a CDS encoding carboxymuconolactone decarboxylase family protein, with translation MNQWLTENCFGDYYTRTGLDLKKRELLTACFLLAQGGCEPQLIAHFKANIRLGNDPEFLVTMISQCIPYIGYPRSLNALRCLTEAEMNE, from the coding sequence ATTAACCAGTGGTTAACTGAAAATTGTTTTGGTGACTACTACACTCGAACTGGTTTAGATTTAAAAAAAAGAGAGCTTTTAACCGCTTGCTTTTTGTTAGCACAAGGAGGCTGCGAGCCACAGTTAATCGCACATTTTAAAGCAAATATTCGCTTGGGCAATGACCCGGAATTTTTAGTAACGATGATATCCCAATGTATACCCTATATTGGTTATCCGCGCAGTTTAAACGCATTGCGTTGTCTTACTGAAGCTGAAATGAATGAATAA
- a CDS encoding aldo/keto reductase, whose amino-acid sequence MDYVKFGNTGMDVSKICLGTMGFGDPNSGFHEWVNEEEESTEVIKKALDVGINFFDTANIYSYGASETILGNALKKHANRDEIVVATKAYMKMKDAPNSGGLSRKALFYQLDQSLERLQMDYVDLFIIHRWDYETPIEETMEALHDIVKAGKARYIGASAMYAWQFEKAQQVAEKNGWTKFVSMQNHLNLLYREEEREMLPLCEDQGVAVTPYSPLASGRLTRDWEAMTERYLKDQTAKSKYDKTAEQDKIIVQRVAEIAEKYNVKRAQVALAWLLQKEAVVSPIIGATKISHLLDALPAIDLQIDPADISYLEGAYLPHEVVGAI is encoded by the coding sequence ATGGACTATGTAAAATTTGGTAATACAGGAATGGATGTTTCTAAAATATGTTTAGGCACAATGGGATTTGGTGATCCTAATAGTGGATTCCATGAATGGGTCAATGAGGAAGAAGAAAGTACCGAAGTTATCAAAAAAGCATTAGACGTAGGCATTAATTTTTTTGATACTGCAAATATTTATTCGTATGGAGCAAGTGAAACGATATTAGGAAACGCTCTGAAAAAACATGCCAATCGCGATGAAATTGTTGTGGCAACAAAGGCATACATGAAAATGAAAGATGCCCCTAATAGTGGCGGTTTATCACGTAAGGCGTTATTTTATCAATTAGACCAAAGTTTAGAACGGTTACAAATGGATTACGTTGATTTGTTTATCATTCATAGATGGGACTATGAGACACCCATTGAAGAAACGATGGAAGCCTTACATGATATTGTAAAAGCTGGTAAAGCTCGTTATATTGGAGCCTCTGCGATGTATGCTTGGCAATTTGAAAAAGCACAACAAGTTGCTGAAAAAAATGGTTGGACAAAATTTGTTTCTATGCAGAATCATCTCAACTTGTTATATCGTGAAGAAGAACGTGAAATGTTACCGCTATGTGAAGATCAAGGGGTGGCGGTTACACCATATAGCCCATTAGCATCAGGGCGATTAACACGTGATTGGGAAGCGATGACAGAGCGTTATCTAAAAGATCAAACGGCAAAATCAAAATATGATAAAACAGCTGAACAGGATAAAATAATTGTTCAACGGGTGGCAGAAATAGCGGAAAAATACAATGTGAAACGTGCTCAAGTTGCATTGGCATGGTTGCTTCAAAAAGAAGCAGTGGTATCTCCTATCATTGGTGCAACAAAAATAAGCCATCTATTAGATGCTTTACCTGCAATCGATTTACAGATAGACCCAGCAGATATTAGCTACTTAGAAGGGGCCTACTTACCTCACGAAGTTGTTGGGGCCATCTAA
- a CDS encoding cupin domain-containing protein, with amino-acid sequence MAKFEEIKQGTIFPIGEKNKAFAHYFTGQSYLRTLVADEAIDVGVATVSFEPGCRNNWHIHCNGYQLLLVTGGEGWYQEEGEVAQSLKVGDVVATHDGVKHWHGAKKDSWFEHIAITAGTPEWLEAVADDWYQAL; translated from the coding sequence ATGGCAAAATTTGAAGAAATTAAACAAGGAACAATCTTTCCAATTGGAGAAAAAAACAAGGCATTTGCCCATTATTTTACAGGACAAAGTTATTTGCGAACATTGGTGGCTGATGAAGCTATTGATGTTGGCGTAGCAACAGTCAGCTTCGAACCTGGTTGCCGTAATAATTGGCATATCCACTGTAACGGCTATCAACTATTGCTAGTGACAGGTGGTGAAGGATGGTATCAGGAAGAAGGCGAAGTCGCACAATCATTAAAAGTAGGGGATGTCGTTGCAACGCATGACGGAGTGAAACATTGGCATGGCGCCAAAAAAGATAGTTGGTTCGAACATATTGCCATCACAGCAGGGACACCAGAATGGCTTGAAGCAGTGGCGGATGATTGGTACCAAGCACTTTAG